The Nicotiana sylvestris chromosome 6, ASM39365v2, whole genome shotgun sequence genomic sequence gtactgagtaagtgccgagcctaacctcgacgaagtagtgacgaggctaaggcgagGCAATGTAACTTAACCTGCAAAATTATATATAATAAAGCAATAAAACAATTCTACACCAACAAGAAAGATAAACTGTAACATTAAATAAAATAGCTCAGTCGTCTATTCCAGGCCTCAGCTGTAACCAGATCTCACACAAATCTCCAAATTTCCAAACTTCACATTAAAATAACCATATGTGCAGAGTATAAGAAACAATAGAGTAAAACAATAAATTTTCCAAATCTTATATTAAAAATCAGTAAAACATAAATGTCCTCCTTTATCACTatcttgttgcggtgtgcaacccgatcctaactGTTCACCCTTATCACTATCATTTATTTCACCTGCCCACCCTTATCACTATCATTTATTTCACCTGCCCACCCTTATCACTATCATTTATTTCACCTTTCCACCCTTATCACTATCATCTATTTCACCTATCCACCCTTATCACTatcatttatttattaaaaactttCACAATTCAGGCCAAGCCTTTCACAATACTTTTATTTTAACAAATGTAAACAGAAAATCGTACTTCTCATAAACTCATCAATATTATCTCAAAATGAAACCATCgggaatacatacatatatatatcgtAAAACAACGTCAACCCACTCAATCTTTGTGTACAATAATGAAACCAAGGAAAACAACTAATactttttaaaaggaaaaaataattacAACAAGGCTTAATAACAAATTAACAAGACAAGTAATCATAGAAACAACAATGAACATGAAACAATTAAAACATGAAGCAATTATATTGGAAATGGGGAAAGGATCATGTAAGCAGAAAATTTGGTggtgcatagatactcgtcacctcatctATACACCACTCACATGAAATTtcacataataattaagttggggattcctattccctcaagtcaaggttaatccaagcacttacctcgctttgcaattTCAATCAATTACTCGACCACAACTTTCCCTTTTGAATTTGtctccaaaagcttcaaatctatTCACAAACAATTCGAAATACTCATCACGGATCGTAGGAATGAATTCCATAAGAATTTACTAACTTTTCGGATAAAAATCTGAAATTCATATCAATATTCAGTAGTGGGACCCACATTTCGAATCCCGGAAAAACTTAcgaaatccgaacacccattccgatatGAGTTCAACCGTACCaattttatccaattccgataacAACTCGACCTTCATatctaaaattttcatttttggaagattttacaaaaatcttgatttcttccatttaaatctgaattaaacgatgaaaataaccatggatttatgtaatataaacactttcgagtataggacacttacttgagttgaaatcatgaagaacacctcaaaatcacccaagaaccgagctccaaaaatcccaaaacgaaaatgaagaaaatgagcaTTTTTTGTCCATAAGTTTCTGCCCATCTGTCACTAAAAgtcgtcactaaaagtccaccAGAAATAGCTTTATCAGCCATATTCAATCGATcttaactttctgtacaaatatccaaatgatgaatggtttaacttcCTGTAAACTAGAatcaaagagctacaacttttatgtGTTGCAAATGTTCAGATTCCTTATAAAttgcaagatataagcttccaaagtaggctcctcgcatcagaaatttctggggAAACTACAAAACAGTTTTACCAGTTTTGTTTCggtcgatcataactttctgtacaaatatctaAATGATAAATAGtttacttttctggaaactagaatgcaagggctacaactttcatgttttacaaattttcagaatccttatatattttgagatataagcttccaatgTATGCTCCTCGCATCAGAATTTTCGAACCTTGCTGTCAAAAACCTGCAAGTTAAATTGGCCTAAAAATGGTCTGAAAccactccgaaactcacccgagcccctcgggactgtaaccaaatatgccaacatatcccagaATATAATTCGAACTTAATCTAGGCTTCAAACCACATCAAATAATGCCGGAATTACGAATCGCGCATCgaattgaattatgagtttttcaaatcttccaacttctatattttgcTCCGAAAcgtatcaaatcaatccggaatgacttcaaattttgcacacgagttataaatgacataatggactTGTTTCAATTTTTAGAATCAGATTCCGACcgtgatatcaaaaagtcaactttcggtcaaactttccaaaaatcttctattttccaactttcgccaaaatgcgccgaattatcctacggacttccaaatacAAATTTGAACATGCGaataagtccgaaatcaccatacaaagctattggaatcatcaaaattccattctggggtcgtttgcacaaaagtcaaatctccggtcaaacttaagaaatctttagccttagatttctagattccgttaaatggcgataatttgagctagggacctccgaattcgatttcgggcatatgaccaagtctcAAATCACGATACAGAACTATCGGAATGGTAAAAACTCGGATCCGAgtttgtttgctcaaaatgttgaccgaagtcaactcagtcgagttttttaaagctctaattcatatTTTAATCCATTTTCCACATAAAAACCTTctggaaaattatacggactgcgcacgcaagtcgaggaattattgattgcactttttaaggtcttaaaataccgatatgaatatttaatttaaagatgacattttgggtcatcataggGTAATCCTACTATAAGATCATTTTTAGCCTTATCAACTTCTATCCCTTTAGTAGAAATTTTATGTCCTAAAACAATTCCCTCTgttaccatgaaatgacatttttcccaattaagaacTAAATTTATCTCTTTACATCTTTTAAGCACCAAAGTTAAATGATAGAGACAATCTTCAAATGTCTTACCAAAAAGTGTGAAATCGTCCATAAATATTTCAAGAAACTTTTCAGTCATATCTGAGAATATTGCCGACATGCAACGCTAAAATATAGCAGGAGCATTACATAGTCCAAATGGCATTCTTCGATAAGCATACGTACCTTGGGGGCATGTGAATGTGGTTTTCTCTTGATCTTTTGGAGCAATTGGTATCTGATTATACCCAGAATATCCGTCAAGAAAACAGTAAAAACCATGGCCTGCAACTCtttcaagcatttgatcaataaagggCAAAGGAAAATGATCTTTCCTTGTGGTATCATTAAGTCATCTGTAATCAATACAGACTCTCCATCATGTGACTGTTCTAGTAGGTATgagttcattattttcattttttattactGTCATACCTCTTTTTTTGGTACTACTTGTACAAGACATACCCATGGTCTGTTAGATATTGGATAAATGATACTTGCTGCTATAAGTTTCACCACTTCTTTCTTGACGACTTCCTGCATTGCTGGGTTTAGTCTCCTTTGGGGTTGGACTATTGGATTATAATCATTCTCCATAAGAATCTTATGCATACAAATAGCTGGACTGATTCCTTTGATATCAGCTATAGTCCACCCTAAGGACGTTTTGTGTTTCTCAAGACTCCAATCAGTTTGATTTCCTGTTCTATAGTCAAAGAAGATGAAATGATTAATGAAAACAATTCAGGTTCAAGAAACACATATTTTAAATAAGAAGGAGTGCTTTAAGTTCAATTTTTAATTGAACTCCTTCTTGTGAGACTTTCTCATTTTCTGAATCTTTTTCCACTATTTCAGCTTCTTCTCCAATTATGGGGTTATCATCACTTATGGTATCTGACCTAGTCAAACATCTCTCCAATGAAtcagtaattaactaattatcttTGTATTCGTCTACAAGGTCATCTAGTAAGTCAATTTGAAAACAAGTTGATGATGACTCGTCCCCaggaaatttcatcattttttaCATGTCAAAAATCACTCTTTCCTCATCAACTTGCAATATTAATTGTCCTTGATGAACATCAATAATTGCTCTCCCTGTTGTGAGAAATGGTCTACCTAAAATTAATGGTACCTCagtattttcttccatttcaagTACTATAAAATCTACTGGAAATACAAATTTATCAACTCTGACAAGGATATTTTCAATAATTCCTTTTGGTTTCTTAGTACTTTGATCAGCTAATTGAAGAGACACACTAGTATCTTTCATTTCACCAAGTTCTAATTTCCTAAAAATTGAAAAAGGCATTAGATTTATTGAAGCACCTGAATCACATAACGCCTTTCCAAAGTGAGTACCTCCCACGGTACATAGAATTGTAAAACTTCACGGGTCACCAAGTTTCTATGGAagcttattttgaagtatagcaCTACATTTTTTTGTAAGCTTAACCACTGAAACTTCTTccaattttcttttacttgacaGAATTTCTTTAGGAAATTTAGCATATGAAGGCATTTGTGTCAAAGCATCTGTGAAAGGTATGTTAATGTAAAGTTGCTTCAAAATATCTAGACACTTTGAAAACTGTTTGTCAAGCTTTTCTCTTTTCATCTTTTGTGGAAAAGGGAGAGGCACAGAGTGAGGATTTGTTATCAATTTATTTTTTTGTACATTTTTCCCTTTattcttttgttcttttggaaACTTATATTCAATTTTATTCTCACCTTCatttaccttttccatttcttgTGTCTTTCCTTCTCTATCTGCATATGGATCATCAAGATATTTACTTGATCGTAGAGAGATGGCTTTGATGTgttcttttggatttttcttagtGTTGCTTGGTAGAGCACCTTGAATTTGTCCAAACATGAGAGTTGCTAATTGGCTTACCTAAATTTCCAAATTCTTGATAGCTGAATGTTGATTTTCAACCTTCTCGTCAGTAGACTTAATGAATTTGTACATCAGGTCTTCAAGGCTTTGTTGATGGGCTCTTTGGGGCTGCTGCTGATATTGTTGAAAATTCTGTTGCCCTCTATTTTGATTTTGAAAACCAGGTGGTCCCTGTACCTGCTGCTTTTGATTAAAAAATCTTTGAGGATTTTCAGCACCATTAGGATTACTCCACTAAAATCCTAGATGTTTTTGTCCCATGGGACTACCAAATGAGTAATTATTTTTATAACCAATCATATTAACATGTTCCTCATTTTGTGTTGAAGCTTGACATTCATAATTCGGATGATTACCTTGACAAACTTCACAATTCTCAGGTTGGTTTGATGAGTGAGCACCTACCTGAAAGGCCTCAACTTTTTGTGTTAAGTTCGCAATTTGTTGTGTCaatgaattcaaagcttcaactTGATTTACTCCTGCTGTTTTCTTGATAATCATTCTGTCTGAGGGCCATTGAACAGTATTTTCCGAAATCTCATTAAGCAATTGCATTGCTTCTACAGTAGTTTTTCCCATTATTGATCCTCCTGATACTGCATCAATTACATTTCTAGCAGAGGGTTTAAGACCATGATAGAAAATATATAAAATGTCAGGGTCTTGGATATTATGATGTGGGCATTTTCTTAACATTGCTGCTAATCTTTCCCATGCCTGGTATACAGATTTAGAATCTGTCTGCATAAAATTATTGATTTCTTGCTTTATTTTAAATGTTTTTGTAGATGAAAAATATTTATTAAGAATTTTTTGGGTCATTTGGTCCTATGTTGTAATGGAACCTCTTGGTAGACTTCGGAACCATATTTTGGCTTCACCttttaatgaaaaaggaaaaagccGCAACCTGATAGCATCTGTTGTGACTCTATTATACCTGCAAGTTTCAACTAATTCAAGAAAATCAACTAAATGGTGTGAGGATCTTCACTTGCATCACCAGTAATCTGATGTCACGGCcttaaacccgaacccggtcgtgatggcgcctcttgtgaagacaaggccagcctacactttcccatttcagtttt encodes the following:
- the LOC138871402 gene encoding uncharacterized protein, with translation MQTDSKSVYQAWERLAAMLRKCPHHNIQDPDILYIFYHGLKPSARNVIDAVSGGSIMGKTTVEAMQLLNEISENTVQWPSDRMIIKKTAGVNQVEALNSLTQQIANLTQKVEAFQVSQLATLMFGQIQGALPSNTKKNPKEHIKAISLRSSKYLDDPYADREGKTQEMEKVNEGENKIEYKFPKEQKNKGKNVQKNKLITNPHSVPLPFPQKMKREKLDKQFSKCLDILKQLYINIPFTDALTQMPSYAKFPKEILSSKRKLEEVSVVKLTKKCSAILQNKLP